In the Oryza glaberrima chromosome 6, OglaRS2, whole genome shotgun sequence genome, one interval contains:
- the LOC127776912 gene encoding sphinganine C4-monooxygenase 1-like: MDPLSDEALAIVVPIVVYWLYSGLYMALGHSISMDKYRLHSKEEEDAKNLVSKRDVVMGVLLQQLVQAAVAAATFTLAGERRTTTATTASPSSWLAVAARFAVGMVVLDGWQYAWHRWMHTNRFLYRRVHSWHHRLVAPYAFGAQYNHPAEGLLLDTVGGAVAFLASGMSPRASVVFFSLCTAKGVDDHCGLWLPAASPLQRVFRNTAAYHDVHHQRRGGRYNFSQPFFVTWDKVFGTHMPYVVEERPGGGLQVRPVAMSPSSATAAAGAGGK, translated from the exons ATGGATCCCTTGTCGGATGAAGCGTTGGCCATCGTTGTTCCCATCGTGGTGTACTGGCTCTACTCTGGCTTGTACATGGCGCTCGGCCACTCCATCTCCATGGACAAGTATCGGCTGCAttccaaggaggaggaggatgccaaGAACTTGGTCTCCAAGCGCGACGTCGTCATGGGCGTCCTCCTCCAGCAGCTCGTccaggccgccgtcgccgccgccacattcACG CTCGCTGGCGAGAGgagaacgacgacggcgacgacggcgtcgccgtcgtcgtggctggcggtggcggcgcggttcGCGGTGGGCATGGTGGTGCTCGACGGGTGGCAGTACGCGTGGCACCGGTGGATGCACACCAACCGGTTCCTGTACCGGCGCGTCCACTCGTGGCACCACCGCCTCGTGGCGCCCTACGCGTTCGGCGCGCAGTACAACCACCCCGCCGAGGGCCTCCTCCTCGAcaccgtcggcggcgccgtcgccttcctcgcCTCCGGCATGTCGCCGCGCGCCTCCGTCGTCTTCTTCTCGCTGTGCACGGCGAAGGGCGTCGACGACCACTGCGGCCTgtggctgccggcggcgagcccgcTCCAGCGCGTGTTCCGGAACACCGCCGCCTACCACGACGTGCACCatcagcgccgcggcggccggtaCAACTTCTCGCAGCCGTTCTTCGTGACGTGGGACAAGGTGTTCGGGACGCATATGCCCTACGTGGTCGAGGAGAGGCCTGGAGGAGGGCTCCAAGTGCGGCCGGTGGccatgtcgccgtcgtcggcgactgCAGCGGCAGGCGCCGGCGGGAAATGA